TTCTGCCCGCCGGCGTCGACGCCTCCGAGCGTCGCGAGCGGGCTCGCGTGCTCCGACACCATCGCGATCGTCAGTGATCGGCTCATCGTGCACCTCCTTCTGCGGCGACGGCGAGCGTGCGCGCGGGCGTGAGCTCCGCCAGCACCTCGTCCCAGTCGCGGTGGAACCGCCCGAGCCCGTAGCGCTCGAGCGCGACCTCGCGCGCCACGGCGCCGGCGCGGGCGGCCTTCTCGGGGTCCTCGATCAGCGCCCGGGCGGCGGCCGCGAGGGCATCGAGGTCGTTGGTGACGGCGCCGGCCTCCGGTGGCACGGCGCGGCCGGCCTCGGTCACGTCCAGCGCGACGACCGGCATCCCCAGGTGCATCGCCTCGAGCAGCGCGAGGCCGAGCGAGGTCCAGCGGAAGGGGTGCAGGTAGACCCGGCGGCGGGCGAGGGAGGCGTGCATCGCCTCGGTGCGCACGTCGCCCATCACGGTGACGTCGGCGAGGCCCGGCAGCTCGGCGAGCCGGTCGGTCTTCATGCCGAACACGTCGAGCGGCGCGACTCCGGCGAAGCGCGGCAGCAGATCGGTGCCGGCGACGCGACCGCGCCGCACCGGCTCGTTGACGACCACGCCGAAGTGCGCCAGCTCGCCCGTGTAGAGCGCACCCGGGTCGTGGATCCCGTGCTCGATGACGGTGGTCCTGGTCGAGCCCGTGTCCCACATCAGAGCGTTGAAGTGGGTGACGTGCACCAGGAGGAGGTCGTCGCGGTCGGCGAGCGGGTGGCGGTTGCTCGGCACGTCTCCGCGGGGCGTGTTGTGCTCGACGTAGACGGCGGCGACGTCGCGGCCGAGACGGCGGCCCAGGAGGCGTTCCGCCTCGGCGAGCTCCTCGGGGCGCTGCAGCAGCACGACGTCGACGTCGGCGTCGTGCAGCTCCTCGGGAGCGATCTCGACCGTGTTCGGCCAGTCGCGGCCGCCGGTGCCCAGGCCCCAGCCGTCGCGGGCGGCCGTCGTCGGGAGCAGGTACTGGTGGTCGCCGCGGACGAACGCGTCCGCCCAGCCGCCGTGCACGTGCCAGAGCAGGATCCTCATGCGATCGCCTCCGTGGGGGTCGTGATGGTGCGCGGGAGTGCGCGGAGTCGCAGGGCGGCGGCGACCGCCTCCTCGGCGCTCACCCCCGCCAGACAGGGGTGCCCGGGCACCGGGCAGACGCGGGCGCGCGAGCCGGCGCACGGGGCGTGCTGGTCGCCGAGCAGCTCGACCGGGACGCCGTAGGGCGCCCATCGGATCGCCGGGACCACGGGGGCGAAGAGGCTGACGACCGGGGTGCCGACGGCCGCAGCGAGGTGGGCGGGGCCCGTGTTGCCGCTGATCACGACGTCGGCCCGGGCGAGCACCTCGGCGGCGCCCGCGAAGTCGGTCGCGCCGCCGAGGTCGATGCCGCGGGTGCCCGCGACCTCGGCGGTCAGCGCCCGCTCGCCCGCGCCTCCGGTGACCGCGACGGCGATGCCCTGATCGGCGAGCAGCTCGACGGCGCGCGCCGCGTTCGCGGCGGGCCACGCGCGCGCCGGCACGGCGGCGCCGGGGTGCACGACGACGTAGGGTCCGATGCCCTCGAGCGCGGCGGGGAGGCTGCCCTCGCGCTGCACCCGGAGTCGCCCGTCGTCGCCCTCCGGCAGCGCGAAGCCGGCCGCCGCCGCGACCGCGAGGGCGCGCTCGGGCTCGGGCTGGTCCTCCTCGAGCGTCTCGCCGGGCACCAGGCGCACATCGAGCAGGGCGCCGGCGAAGTCGACGGAGGCGCCCGAGATGCGCG
The genomic region above belongs to Rathayibacter sp. VKM Ac-2759 and contains:
- a CDS encoding glycosyltransferase codes for the protein MRILLWHVHGGWADAFVRGDHQYLLPTTAARDGWGLGTGGRDWPNTVEIAPEELHDADVDVVLLQRPEELAEAERLLGRRLGRDVAAVYVEHNTPRGDVPSNRHPLADRDDLLLVHVTHFNALMWDTGSTRTTVIEHGIHDPGALYTGELAHFGVVVNEPVRRGRVAGTDLLPRFAGVAPLDVFGMKTDRLAELPGLADVTVMGDVRTEAMHASLARRRVYLHPFRWTSLGLALLEAMHLGMPVVALDVTEAGRAVPPEAGAVTNDLDALAAAARALIEDPEKAARAGAVAREVALERYGLGRFHRDWDEVLAELTPARTLAVAAEGGAR
- a CDS encoding glycosyltransferase family 9 protein, whose translation is MTRRVLVARLDSAGDVLLCGPAVRAIAADAEVLLLAGPQGAPAAALLPGPSSVRTWWCPWIGDASRPVDADLVAELQAIVEEFRPDEAVILTSFHQSPLPLALLLRLAGVARISGASVDFAGALLDVRLVPGETLEEDQPEPERALAVAAAAGFALPEGDDGRLRVQREGSLPAALEGIGPYVVVHPGAAVPARAWPAANAARAVELLADQGIAVAVTGGAGERALTAEVAGTRGIDLGGATDFAGAAEVLARADVVISGNTGPAHLAAAVGTPVVSLFAPVVPAIRWAPYGVPVELLGDQHAPCAGSRARVCPVPGHPCLAGVSAEEAVAAALRLRALPRTITTPTEAIA